The nucleotide window ACGCCTATATCTTCCAGAACCCTGACAAGCGCATCATCTTCGCGATTCCGTACGAGCGCGATTTCACGCTGATCGGGACGACCGATATCGAATACCACGGCGACCCCGCCAAGGTGGCGATCAACGACGACGAGATCGCATATCTGTGCAAATCGGCCAGCGATTACTTCACGAAACCGGTTGTGCCGACCGACGTGGTGTGGACTTACGCAGGCGTGCGTCCGCTGCTCGAAGAGGAAGTGTCGAATCCGTCGGCCGTCACGCGCGACTACACGCTTGAGCTGGACGCACCGGCCACGCGTGCGCCGCTGCTGTCGGTGTTCGGCGGCAAAATCACGACTTACCGTCGCCTCGCAGAAGAAGCGCTGTCGCGATTGCACGCCCCGTTGGGCATCAAGCAGGGCGACTGGACCGCTGGCGCACCGCTGCCGGGCGGCGACATGCCCGAGCCCGATGCGGGGGCGTTCGAGGTGTCGTTGCGCGCGCAGGTGCCGTGGCTGCCGGAAGCCCTTGCGCATCGCTACGCCCGCACGTACGGCACGCGCACGCATGTGCTGCTGGCCGATGCCCGGTCGCTCGACGATCTTGGCGAGCGCGTGTGCGGCGATCTCTTCGAGGCCGAGTTGCGCTACCTTGTGCAATACGAGTGGGCGCGCACGGCACAAGACGTCCTCTGGCGCCGCACCAAACTGGGCCTGCACGTCGGCAAAGACGGCGAAGCCAGCGTCGTGCGTTGGTTCGAACGCCAAACGGAAAACGCGCCGGCGCTGGCGACCCGCTGAAGTCGATTAGAACGATAGGATTGCCCCCGCGCCTTGCTTTACTGCGCGGGCGGCAAGCCAACCTACCGCCGCACCGGCGGGCTGTATTCAGGAGACGACCTACATGTCAGGACCCTATATCCTCGCGTTCGATCAGGGCACGACCAGTTCGCGTGCGTTGTTGTTCGATCGCGACGGGCATGTCGTGGCCACGGCGCAAAAGGAATTCCGTCAGATCTATCCGCATCCGGGCTGGGTCGAACACGACCCGCGCGAAATCTGGTCGACCCAAGCCGGTGTGGTTGCCGAAGCGCTGACGCATGCCGGTGTTGGCGGCGTCGACATCGCGGCCATCGGCATCACCAACCAGCGCGAGACGACCATCGTCTGGGATCGCCGCACGGGCGAGCCGGTGTACAACGCCATCGTGTGGCAAGACCGCCGCACGGCCGACTTCTGCGAGCGGCTGCGTGCCGACGGTGCGCAAGATATGGTCGCGAGCCGCACGGGCCTGCGCATCGATGCGTACTTCTCCGGCAGCAAGATTCGCTGGATTCTCGATAACGTCGCCGGTGCACGCGAGGCCGCCGAAGCCGGGCATCTGGCGTTCGGCACAGTCGATAGCTGGCTCGTCTGGCATCTGACCGGCGGCAAGCTGCACGTGACCGACGTGTCCAACGCGTCGCGCACCATGCTCTTCAACATTCATCGTCTCGAATGGGACGACGAGTTGCTCGCGCTGCTCGGCGTGCCACGCCAGATGCTGCCCGAGGTGCGCTCGTCGAGCGAGGTGTACGGCCATACCACCACGTCGCTGCTCTCGAAGCCGGTGCCGATTGCGGGCATCGCAGGCGATCAGCAGGCGGCACTGTTCGGGCAGATGTGCCTGCGCCCGGGCATGGTGAAGAACACTTATGGCACCGGCTGCTTCATGGTGATGAACACCGGCGACAAGCCGCAGGCATCGAGTCACAACTTGCTGACGACGGTGGCGTGGAAGATCGGGGAGCGTGTCGACTATGCGCTCGAAGGCAGCATCTTCATCGGCGGCGCCGTCGTGCAATGGCTGCGCGACGGGCTGGGCATCATTCGTCACTCACGCGACGTCGAGGCGCTGGCGACCAGCGTGCCCGATGCCGATGGTGTCGTGCTCGTGCCCGCGTTTGCCGGGCTTGGCGCGCCGCACTGGCAGCCGCATGCGCGCGGCACGCTGTTCGGCGCCACGCGTGGCACGACGGCGGCGCACGTTGCGCGGGCGGCGCTCGACAGCATTGCGTTCCAGACACTCGACGTGTTGCGCGCGATGGAAGCGGACGCGGGGCTGCATGTCGCCGAGTTGCGCGTCGACGGCGGGGCGGCGGCCAACGATCTGCTGATGCAATGGCAGGCCGACCTGCTGGGGGCCGACGTCGTGCGCCCGAACGTGATCGAGACAACCGCCGCCGGGGCCGCCTACCTCGCGGGGCTTGCGGTAGGCTTCTGGCCGGATATCGATACGCTGCAACGCCAATGGCAGTTGCAACGGCGCTTCTCGCGCAAGCTTTCGGAAGAGGACGTGAGTCGCGCCGTCAAAGGCTGGCAGCGCGCGGTGAGGGCGGCAAAGGTGTGGGCAGAGGAAGGCTGAATTTCAGCCCCGCTCCCCACATCAACGCATCGCCCGTCCGGGGGCGACTTGGCGGCGATCGCCGGCCGCTTCGTGACGGCGATGCCGCCAACTGGCGCAACGCTCGCGCGGATGACTGCGGGCTGATTTGGCCGGGCTCGCGGGGGCGAGCGACCGGGCACAGGGACTGAGGGCGCAAGGCCCGGTTCGGCGCATCTGCATGATCCCCTCCCCGACAGTTACCGTCGCATGTCGCGACCCATCTCACACTGGTTCACTGGTGCAATCCGCCCGCGTCCGGGGCGCTCCCGGCGAGGGTGCGGCGTCGGGCGTGCCGGGGCCATGTGGCGTGCATGGCGATGTTCCCGAAGCATGAAACCCTGGCGAAGAGACTTCTCCGGAGGCGGACGGCTTGCCCCCTTCACGATGCGAGAAGCGTGCCATCTGCTGCAACTCTATGAATCTATAGAGGAATTTACCGATCGAAACGGGGTATCCCGACGGGTTCGGTGAAAAACGTTTCAGGAATGAAAGATAAGTACGGCAGCGGCGGGGGGACTTGAGCCGGAGGTGGTATCCGGGTGCTGCGACAGGGCGCGCGTCACGATTGTTCGTGCCAGTGACGGCAAATTAGGCAATGCACTTGACACCCAATGCCGACGGGCATTTGCGCCGACACATGCATAGTTATGCAAAGGGTTATCAACAGTAGTTGTGGATATCCTTGGCGCAATGATCCGCAGGCGAAAGCCGCCCCCGGATCATTGGCGACACGCTCAATACGCGGGGCCGCCAATCGGGGGCGTGCCCCCGGTGTAACAGCCCTGCATTGATGTGACGTGATGCGACGTGATGTGAGCTCAGGCGGCCGGTTTCTTGCCGACGGTGAAGGTGATCTCGCCCACCCCCGCGACGCCTGCGGTGACCTTGTCGCCCGGTTCGAGCGGACCGACACCGGCGGGGGTGCCGGTGAAGATCAGGTCGCCTGCCACCAGCTTCACGCTGCGCGAGATTTCGGCGATGAGATCGGGCACCGACCAGATCAGCTCATTCAGATCGCCGACCTGACGGTTGTCACCGTTCACGTCGAGCCACACACGGCCGTCCTTGGGATGACCCACTTCGGCCACGGCATGCAGCGGGCCGCACGGCGCCGAGGCGTCGAACGCCTTGCCCCAGTCCCACGGACGGCGCGTGTCCTTTGCCTGCTGTTGCAGATCGCGACGCGTCAGGTCGACACCCACGCCATACCCCCACACGAGCGAGAGGGCCTGCGAAGCGTCCACGTTCTCGCCGTCGGCGCCAATGGCCACGACCAGCTCGATCTCATGGTGCAGCTCGCTGGTGAGCGGCGGGTAGGGCAGCGTGCCCTCGGCAGCCACCACGGCATCGGCGGGCTTCATGAAGAAGAACGGCGGTTCGCGATCCGGGTTGCTGCCCATCTCACGCGCGTGCGCGGCGTAGTTACGGCCCACGCAGAACACGCGGCGCACGGGGAACCGGGCATCGCTGCCGGCAACTGCAACCGACGCCTGCGGCGCCGGCGAAATGACGAATTGGCTCATGAGAAAACTCGTGGCGTTATGAAAACTTCGGAAACTCTGGAAATGGTCCCCGCGGATTACTTGGCAAACACCTGCGACAGATCGGCAAACGCCTTGAACTCCAGCGCGTTGCCGGCCGGGTCGTAGAAGAACAGCGTGGCTTGCTCGCCCACTTGCCCGGCAAAGCGCACATGCGGTTCGATCACGAAACGGGTGCCTGCCGCGCGCAGACGCTCGGCGAGCGCATGCCACGCGGGCATGTCAAGGATAACGCCGAAATGCGGAACCGGAACTTCATCGCCGTCGACCGGGTTGGTGATGCGCTTGCCGGCTTCATCCGGCGAGAGGTGTGCGACCAGTTGATGGCCGAAGAAATCGAAATCGATCCAGTGATCCGAGCTGCGGCCTTCGGGGCAGCCCATCACGCCGCCGTAGAAGCGGCGGGCGGCTTCGAGGTTATCGACGGGGAAGGCGAGGTGGAACAGGGGCGTGGCCATAAAGGTCTCCGGTGCAATGTGGGGTTGAACGGCGCTTCGGCGGCGGGGTGTGGAAAAGGCGGCGCCGTGCGTCGAAATCGGCCCGCCAGACGGCGCAGCCTATTTGCGGTAAATTCTATCCATCGATAAAAATAATAAGAAACGAATAATTCGACGACTCAGCATCAAAAATTTCGATTCATGATCCGATACCTCAAAACCTTTGTCACGGCAGCCGAAACCGCCTCGTTCTCGGCGGCGGGGGCGCGTCTCGGTTTGACGCAGTCCGCCGTGAGCGCGCAGATCCAGCGGCTGGAGGACGATCTTGGTGTCCTGCTCTTCGAGCGCACGGGACGCGCGGTGTCGCTCTCCGACGACGGTCGGCGTTTGCTCGCGCAGGCGCAGGGTGTCGTGTCGGCCTATCAGTCGATGCGCGGGGAAGCCGGGGCGCAGGGCGCGCAGGCGGCGCTGGCACCCATCCATATCGGCGCCATTCTGACCGTGCAACTGGGGCTGTTGCCCGGCGCGATTCAACGCTGGTCGGCGGGGGCATCCAGATTGGCCGGGGCCTCGACGAGCGCTGGGTCACCGGCGTCATTGGCACCGGCATTGCCGCATCTGAACATCGTGCCCGGCATGTCGGTGCAGTTGCTCGCGCAGATCGACGCGCGCGAACTCGATCTGGCCGTGATGATCCGCCCGCGCATCGGCGTGCCGGCCGACATGAAGTGGATCACGCTGATGCACGAGCCGTATGTCGCCATCGCGCCCAAGGGCACGCGTGGCACTGTGGCCGACTGGGCGGTGGCGCTGCCGTTCGTGCGCTACAACCGGCGCTCGTACGGCGGCGATCTGGTCGAGCGATATCTGCGCCGCCATCGGCTGTGGGTGCGCGAGGGCGTTGAGCTGGATGAACCCGAAGTCATCTTGCGCATGGTGCGCGCGCGGCTTGGCTGGGCGATGGTGCCCGCGACGTTGATCGGCTTGCCGGGCGACGGCGTGGCCACAGGAAAGACGGCCGCGGCCGGTGTGCAGGTCTTGCCGCTAAGCGGCGTGCCGCTGACCCGCGAGCTGGGGGTGCTGGCGCGTCAGTCAGCGCTCAAGCGCGAACCGGTGGCAGCGCTGGTGAAATGCCTGACCGACGAGGCGCAGTCGCGCGGATAAGCGGGCGTCGACGCGTCACTTCTGATCTGGCGTGGCCGCTGCACTCGTTGCGTTCGCTGCATCTGTCACACCACCGCCCAACGCCTGCCAGAGCGCCGCAGTGTCTGCCAGTCGTGCGCCTTGTGATTCAAGTTGGGCGCGTGTGGCATCCAGCGCCTGACGTTGTGCGTCGAGCAACGAGAGATGACTGATGCCGCCAACGCGATAGCGATCGGCGGCGATTCGGTAAGCCGTCTCGGTGCGCTTCGCAGCGTCGGCCCTTGCGGAGAGCGTATTCGCATCGGCTTCAAGCGCGCGCATCGCATCGGCCACTTGGGCAAGACCGAGCAGCACCGTGTCCTGATACGACGCCAGTGCCGCGTCGTAGGCGGCCACGGCCGAGCGTCGCTGTGCACGCAATTCCCCGCCCCGAAAGATCGGCTGCAACAGGTTCATGCCGATACTCCAGATATTGATGCCATCGCCGAGATCGGCCATGCGCATGCGCTGCGTGCCGAAGCTGCCCGAGAGCGTGAACTGCGGATACAGGTTGGCCGTGGCCACGCCCACGTCGGCGCTCGCCTTGTGCAACATCGCTTCGGCGGCGCGAATATCGGGGCGTCGCTGCGCGAGCGTCGAGGGTATTGCTACCGGTACGGTCTGCGGCAAACGCAACGAAGTGAGATCAATGGCAGGCGACGTGAAGGCACCCGGCGGCTTGCCGAGCCATCGCGCCAGTTGGTGATCGTATTGCGCAATCTGCAAGCGCAGCGGCGGCAATTGCGCCTGCGACTGCGCGACGAGCGCGGCCTGATTCTGCACGTCGAGCACGGCAACGCCGCCTGCGCGCTGGCGCGCCTGTGTGATGTCGAGTTGCGCCTGTTGCGAGCTCAACATGCCTTCCAGCGCCGAAAGCTGGGCGCGCAGCGTGGCTTGGCGCAGTGCCGCCGTCACGACATTGCCCGCCAACGTCAGCCGTGCCGCTTCAAGCTCGAAGCGCTGGTAGTCGACTTGCGCAGCCAGACCTTCAAGCGCCCGGCGCGTGCCACCGAACACGTCGAGCGTGTACGAGATATCGATGCTCGCGTTGTAGAGCGTGAACGGCCCCGGGTTCGGCACGCCGGTGATGCCCATCGATTGCAGATCGACCTGTTCACGCGTGGCCGAGAGCTTGAGGTCCGCCGACGGCAGCAGCCGTGCACCCGACTGCCCACGAAAATCCTCCTGCGCCTGACGCAACTTGGCCTCGGCCTGCTTCAGCGTGGGACTGTCGGCAAACGCCTGCGCCACGAGGGCATCGAGCGTAGGCGAACCGAAGCGGGTCCACCAGTCGAGCGGCACGTTCGCATCGGGCGTGAAGGTCTGCGCCTCGCCCTGCCTGCTGTCGGCACTTGCCGTCGTCAGCGGGGCAGCGCCGGTCGTGTACTGCGTGGCATCGGGCGGCGTGGGCGTCCTGAAGTCGGGGCCAACGGCGCAGGCGCTCAGCAACACGGCGCCTGCCAGCATGGTGGCAGCGGTACGGGGTTGAATTCGGCTAAATGGGCTCACTCGAATTATGCGCATGGTGGCCTCAGTCGAGCGTGCGTTTGTAGAACTTCACGGCCACGGTCATCAGCACGGCGGAGAAGACCAGCAGCGGCCACAGATCGTGCCAAGCGTCGCCCCAGCCGTTGCCTTTGAGCAGAATGCCGCGAATCAGCCGGTTGAAGTACGTGAGGGGCAGCACGTTGCCGATGGCTTGCGCCCACTCAGGCATGCCCCGAAACGGGAACATGAAACCCGACAGCAGCATGTTCGGCAAGAAGTAGAAGACCGTGAGTTGCATCGCCTGCAACTGGTTCTGTGCGAACGACGACACCGTGATGCCAACGGTAAGATTCGCCGCGATGAACACCAGCGCCGACAGATAGATCGCGATCACGCTGCCCACGAACGGTACGTGAAACACGAACCGTGCGGCGAGCAGGATGATGGTTGCCTGAATCAGGCCGATGGCGATGTACGGCACGATCTTGCCCAGCATCACTTCGATGGGCAGCACGGGCGTAGCGAGCAGGTTCTCCATGGTGCCGCGCTCGCGTTCGCGCACGATGGCGAGGCCGGTCATCATCGCGAGCGTCATGGTCAGAATGACGCCCATGAGCCCGGGAATGATGTTGTATTGCGTGATGCCCTCGGCGTTATAGAGCCGGTGCACTTGCACGTCGAACGCGCTCTGACCGCCCGCGAGCGAGGCAAGCCCGCCTGTCAGGTCCTTTTGTGCAACCGACTGCGCAATCGCCGGCAGGGCACCGAGTGCCGAGGCCATGGCCATCGGGTCGGTGGCGTCGGCTTCCACGAGTAGCGCAGGGCGCTCACCGCGCAGCAGACGACGTGTGAAATCGGCGGGAATGTTCACCACGAACTGCACCCGTCCCTGCGCGAGCGCGGTACGCCCGGCTTCTTCGCTGTCGAGCGTTTCGGTAAAACGGAAGTATTCGGAATGCTCCATCGCGGCCACGAAGCTCCGCGTGAATTCACTGTTGTCGTGAATCAGCGCAGCGGTGGGCATGTGCTTCGGATCGGTATTGATCGCAAAGCCGAAGAGTGTGAGTTGCACGAGCGGCACGCCGATGATCATGGCGAACGTCACCCGGTCGCGCCGCAGTTGCAAAAACTCCTTGCACACGATGCTCCACCAGCGCGAGAGCGAGAACCCGAACGTCGCGTTCATGCGTCGTCTCCGAAGTTGTCTTTCGCGTGGCTCATCAGATAGATAAACACGTCTTCGAGGCTGGTGTCGATGGGCGTGACCGTGAGGCCCTTGGCGCCAGCCTGCGCGCGCAGCGTTTTCTCCAGTGCGGCAGCATCCTGACCGCTGACGTGCAAAGCGCTGCCGAACGCGACGGTTTGCGCTACACCCGGTTGTTCGCGCAGCTCGCGCGCCAGATCGACAAGGTTGTCGCCGTGCACGGTCCACGTGGACAGATGCTGGCTTTCGATGACCTCGGCCGCCGTGCCTTGCGCGAGCAACTCCCCGTACGAGATGTAGGCGAGCTTGTGGCAGCGCTCGGCCTCATCCATGTAATGCGTGCTCACGAGGACTGAGATGCCTTTCGCGGCCAACTCGTGCAGTTCTTCCCAGAAGTCGCGCCGGGCGGTCGGGTCGACCCCGGCGGTCGGTTCGTCGAGCAGCAATACGCGCGGTTCGTGCAACATGCACGCGGCCAGCGCGAGCCGTTGTTTCCAGCCGCCGGAGAGCGAGCCGGTGAGTTGTTTCGCGCGGCCTTTCAAGCCCAGATTCTCGATGGCGCGGTCGACGGCTTCACGGCGATTCGGCATGCCGTACACGCGGGCGACGAAATCGAGATTCTCGCGAATCGTCAGGTCTTCCCAGTAAGAGAAGCGCTGCGTCATGTAGCCGACTTCGCGCTTGATCTGCGCACTCTCGCGCACGATGTCGTAGCCCAGACAGGTGCCGCTGCCCGAGTCGGGCGTGAGCAACCCGCACATCATGCGGATACACGTGGTCTTGCCACTGCCGTTCGGGCCGAGAAAGCCGAAGATTTCGCCGCGCCGCACTTGCAGCGAAACGTCCTTGACGACGTGTTTGTCGCCGAAATGCTTGTTCAGGCCATTCACATCGATGGCGAGCGAATCGTCACGCGCGTGCGGTGCCGGGGCGGCGCTCATGGCCGGCTCACCTGCACCGGCTGCCCCGGGTTGAGCTTGATCGCGTCTGCCGGCGCCGGATGCGCCTCGACCATGTACACGAGCTTGTCGCGCGTATCGTTGCTGTAGATCACGGGCGGTGTGTATTCCGCTTCGCTGGCGACATACGTGATGCGGGCGTCGACACCGGCACCGCACCCGTCACAGGCGATATGCACGGCCTGGCCGGCCTGCAAACTGCCCAGTGCCGACTCGGGGACGAAGAAGCGCACCTTGATGTTCTGCGGCGGCAGCAGGCGCACGACGGGGCTGCCTGCATTCACCCATTCGCCGACGCGGTACATCGTGTCGTACACGCGCCCGGCAGCCGTGGCCACGGGGTGCTTCTGCGCGAGTTGCCAGTCGGCCTGCGCGAGCGATGCACGCGCCACGTCGACCTGTGCCGCTTGCGCCTGACGTTGCGCCTCGCGTCCGGGCAGCCGTGCTACGGCGAGACTGCTTTGCAACTCCTGCACGTGGGCCACGCTGCTGCGGGCATCGGCGCGGCTCGCGTCGAGTTGTTCACGTGAGATGCCACCGGCGGCGTACTGCGCCTGATCGCGGTCGAATTGCGCGACCGCCTTATCGCGCGTGGCGATGGCTTGCGTGATCTGCGCCTGTGAGACGGCAATTTCGTCGGGGCGCTTGCCGGTGTAGAGGTCACGCAACTGGGCTTGCGCACTCGCGAGCGTTTCGCGTGCGTGGGCCTGTGCGGCCAGTTCATAAGTGGATTCGAGATCGAAGAGCCCGTCACCGGCCTTGACCTGCTGGCCGCGTGCGACCGAGAGTTTCTGCAACGTGCCGGCTTGCGACGAGGCCACGTTGACGAACTCGCCTTCGGCATAGCCCTGCCACGGCTTGGTGCCGTTATCGCCGCACCCGGTGAGCGCCAGCAGGGCGGCCAGTGCGGCAACGGTCATCACGTTGGTGCTCATGGGGGTCTCTCCCGGCATGATGCGTCTCGTGTCTCTGGTCGCGCGTCCCGGACCAGGCGGTTGTCCGCTGCCACCTTAGCGCAAAAGCGCGTGCTGCCGCAATTCGGGCAAGCGGGGCTGTGCGTCGAGACCGAAGGGCTGTCCATGCGCGGGCCGGGACTCTCTGCTATTGTGCGCACATATCCGGTAGCGCACGGGGGCGCGTGCCGTCAGGGCGCAGCGTGCCGGACCTCATGCAAGGAGCTTGATTTTTATGTCTCACGACACGTTCGACGAAAACGACTGGAAGCGATTCCTCAAACATCTCGGCGAAGACCCGGACCGCCCCGGCCTGCACGAAACGCCTGCCCGCGTGAGCAAGGCATGGCGTCAATGGACGTCCGGCTATGGGCAAGACCCGGCCGAAGTCCTCAAGGTCTTTGAAGACGGCGCAGAGCAATACAACGAATTGATCGTCGTGCGCGGTATTCCTGTCTATAGCCATTGCGAACACCACCTCGCGCCATTCTTCGGCAAGGCGACCATCGGCTATTTGCCGAACGGCAAGATCGTGGGGCTCTCGAAGCTCACGCGACTGGTCGATTGCTTTGCGCGCCGCTTGCAGGTGCAGGAGCGTCTGACCGTGCAGATCGCCGATGCGTTGATGACGCACCTGCAACCGAAGGCGGTCGGCGTGGTGGTGTCGTGCCGCCACATGTGCATGGAAAGCCGTGGCATTCGCACGGCGGGCGAAGAAACGGTGACGTCGTCGATGCTCGGCGAATTGCAGCCGAACCTTGCACTTCGCACGGAATTTCTCGCGCTGGCACGCGACAAGTAACGCGACTCACAAAGTCAGCCGACGCATCAGCAAAAAGCGCCGACCGGATTGCCCGGGTCGGCGCTTTTTTCATGTGCGGCTGATGTTGCGTCGCCGCCATCCGTGACCGCTATCGTGCGTAGCGGGCGACGATCGTCGAGCCGTTGAGCGTATGACCGGCGAGCGCAGCCGTCAGGCCGTTGGCATCGAGGCCCGGCGGCAGGCGGCCCGGTTCGAGATCGGTGGCCGTTACGCTGATGATGTAGTGATGCGGCGCGTCGCCCACGGGCGGGCAGGCGCCGCGATAGGCGGTGGCGCCGCTGATGTTCTTGCCGACGGTGACCTGTGCGGTCGTTTCGTTGCCTGCACCGGCCGCCAGTCCGGTGGCCGTAGCCGGGATGTTGTAGGCGAGCCAATGCACCACACCGCCGCCCTTGGCCCCGTCCGGGTCTTTCATCGTCACGACGACGCTGCGCGTGCCTTGCGGCAGTTGCTTCCACTCGACGGGCGGGCTGATGTTCTGACCGCCGCATTCGCCAAGCCCCGCGTGTGCGGCGGGCAGCATGCCGTTATCGGGGAATGCGCTGGACGACACGCTCATACCTTCGGCCGCTTGTGCGACGCTCGCGCCTGCCGCCAGCACACCGAAGGTCAGCGCCATCGCCATCGCGCTGGCGTGGCGGCGGGTGACGAAGGGCTTGCGGCTGGACAGTCCGGGGACTTCAAACATCAGATTCATGGGCGTTCCCTCCTCATTTGGCGGAAGCAATGATGAGCTTGAATGGTAGTGCAAGCAGCGCCGTGCCCGCTACACCCGCACACCAGAGAGCGACAAACCACCCCCAGCGAACCAGCATTTGCCGCCATGCCGGGGTGTCGACGGATGTGGCTGTCACGTCTTGGCGTTCGCGATCGCGCCGCACGGCGGGCCGCGTGAGATCAGTGATAGTGCGCATCGTGTGCCACCTTGCCGCGAAAGACCCAGTACGCCAGCATCGTGTAGCCGAGGATCACCGGAATGATGAACGCTGCGCCCCACAGCGTGAATGACAGGCTCGATGCGGGGGCCGCGGCCTCCCACAGCGTGACGCCCGGCAGAATCGCGTACGGATACGCGCTGATGAGCAGCCCGCTGTAGCCGAGAAACACGAGACCGATGGCGAGCCAGAACGGCGTGGCGTCATGGGCGCGCCGGAGCACACGGCGCATCACGAACGTGGCGCCGGCCACGAGGAACGGCACCGGCAGCATGCGCCAGAACCATTCGCCGTCGAACCAGCGTTCGGCCACGAGCGGCAGACGCAGCGGCGTCCAGAACGAGACGATCACCATCGTGCCGACCAGCGCCAGCGTGAGCGGCCACGCGAGCGTGCGCAGACGGCGCTGCAAATCGCCTTGCGTCTTGCCGATGAGCCAGCAGGCGCCCAGCAACGCATAGGTGATGAGCAGACCCAGCCCCGTGAACAAATTGAAGGCGGTCAGCCATGCGAAGGCATCGCCCGAGAACTGACCGTTCTCCACGGGAATGCCCGACAGATACGCACCCAGTGCCACACCCTGAAAGAACGTTGCGCCTGCCGAACCGCCGATAAAAGCGAGATCCCACCATTGCCGTGTGCGTCGCGACTTGCCGCGAATCTCGAACGCCACGCCGCGAAAGATCAGGCAGACCAGCATGAACACCAGCGGGAGATAGAGCGCGGAGAGCAACACCGAATACACCATCGGGAATGCGGCGAGCAGGCCTGCGCCACCCAGTACGAGCCACGTCTCGTTGCCGTCCCACACGGGGGCGACCGAATGCATCATGACGTCGCGTTCGCTGGCGTCGGGAAAGAACGGGAAGAGGATGCCAATGCCGAGGTCGAAGCCGTCGAGCACGACGTAGAGAAAGAGGCCGAGCGCGATGATGGCGGCCCAGGCTAAGGTCAGATCCATGAGAGTTCTCGAGTTGGCGGGTGTCGATCGCGTTCAGAACGCGCGTCAATCATCAGTAAGCAATGGCGAGCGGGGCGTCGGGCGGCTTGCGCTGCGGGTCCGGGGTGTCAGCCGAATCGGGGCCGCCGCGCAAGATCTTCAGCAGGTAATAGATGCCTGTGCCGAACACGAGGAAGTACGCGATCACCAGCACCAGCAGCGACACCTGCACCTGTTGTGCGCTCACGGGCGAGAGCGCGTTGGCGGTGCGCATCACGCCGTAGACCACCCACGGCTGACGTCCCGCTTCGGTCGTGACCCAGCCGGCGAGCAGTGCGATAAAACCGGTCGGCGAGAGCCACAGCACGGCGCGAGCGAAACCGCGTGACGTGAACAGCTTGCCGCGCCGGCGCAGCCACACGGCGGCGATGGCCACGGCGATCATCGCGAGGCCGAGGCCAACCATCACGCGAAAACTCCAGAACACCAGCGGTACGTT belongs to Pandoraea norimbergensis and includes:
- the glpD gene encoding glycerol-3-phosphate dehydrogenase codes for the protein MPTDPTLAPYDLLVVGGGINGAGIARDAAGRGLRVMLVEQDDLASHTSSASTKLIHGGLRYLEYYEFGLVRKALQEREVLLRAAPHIMWPLRFVMPHMPNLRPAWLIRAGLFLYDHLARREILPGSRGIDLRQHAAGAPLRRDITRGFVYSDGWVQDARLVVLNAQDAAERGATVLTRTRLVGAERGEHMWTAEVASLTTDGTETSRQTVRARAIVNAAGPWVGHLLGDVLRQPATHSVRMVKGSHIVTRKLFDHDHAYIFQNPDKRIIFAIPYERDFTLIGTTDIEYHGDPAKVAINDDEIAYLCKSASDYFTKPVVPTDVVWTYAGVRPLLEEEVSNPSAVTRDYTLELDAPATRAPLLSVFGGKITTYRRLAEEALSRLHAPLGIKQGDWTAGAPLPGGDMPEPDAGAFEVSLRAQVPWLPEALAHRYARTYGTRTHVLLADARSLDDLGERVCGDLFEAELRYLVQYEWARTAQDVLWRRTKLGLHVGKDGEASVVRWFERQTENAPALATR
- the glpK gene encoding glycerol kinase GlpK; amino-acid sequence: MSGPYILAFDQGTTSSRALLFDRDGHVVATAQKEFRQIYPHPGWVEHDPREIWSTQAGVVAEALTHAGVGGVDIAAIGITNQRETTIVWDRRTGEPVYNAIVWQDRRTADFCERLRADGAQDMVASRTGLRIDAYFSGSKIRWILDNVAGAREAAEAGHLAFGTVDSWLVWHLTGGKLHVTDVSNASRTMLFNIHRLEWDDELLALLGVPRQMLPEVRSSSEVYGHTTTSLLSKPVPIAGIAGDQQAALFGQMCLRPGMVKNTYGTGCFMVMNTGDKPQASSHNLLTTVAWKIGERVDYALEGSIFIGGAVVQWLRDGLGIIRHSRDVEALATSVPDADGVVLVPAFAGLGAPHWQPHARGTLFGATRGTTAAHVARAALDSIAFQTLDVLRAMEADAGLHVAELRVDGGAAANDLLMQWQADLLGADVVRPNVIETTAAGAAYLAGLAVGFWPDIDTLQRQWQLQRRFSRKLSEEDVSRAVKGWQRAVRAAKVWAEEG
- a CDS encoding fumarylacetoacetate hydrolase family protein, whose translation is MSQFVISPAPQASVAVAGSDARFPVRRVFCVGRNYAAHAREMGSNPDREPPFFFMKPADAVVAAEGTLPYPPLTSELHHEIELVVAIGADGENVDASQALSLVWGYGVGVDLTRRDLQQQAKDTRRPWDWGKAFDASAPCGPLHAVAEVGHPKDGRVWLDVNGDNRQVGDLNELIWSVPDLIAEISRSVKLVAGDLIFTGTPAGVGPLEPGDKVTAGVAGVGEITFTVGKKPAA
- a CDS encoding VOC family protein, encoding MATPLFHLAFPVDNLEAARRFYGGVMGCPEGRSSDHWIDFDFFGHQLVAHLSPDEAGKRITNPVDGDEVPVPHFGVILDMPAWHALAERLRAAGTRFVIEPHVRFAGQVGEQATLFFYDPAGNALEFKAFADLSQVFAK
- a CDS encoding LysR family transcriptional regulator, with product MIRYLKTFVTAAETASFSAAGARLGLTQSAVSAQIQRLEDDLGVLLFERTGRAVSLSDDGRRLLAQAQGVVSAYQSMRGEAGAQGAQAALAPIHIGAILTVQLGLLPGAIQRWSAGASRLAGASTSAGSPASLAPALPHLNIVPGMSVQLLAQIDARELDLAVMIRPRIGVPADMKWITLMHEPYVAIAPKGTRGTVADWAVALPFVRYNRRSYGGDLVERYLRRHRLWVREGVELDEPEVILRMVRARLGWAMVPATLIGLPGDGVATGKTAAAGVQVLPLSGVPLTRELGVLARQSALKREPVAALVKCLTDEAQSRG
- a CDS encoding efflux transporter outer membrane subunit, producing the protein MRIIRVSPFSRIQPRTAATMLAGAVLLSACAVGPDFRTPTPPDATQYTTGAAPLTTASADSRQGEAQTFTPDANVPLDWWTRFGSPTLDALVAQAFADSPTLKQAEAKLRQAQEDFRGQSGARLLPSADLKLSATREQVDLQSMGITGVPNPGPFTLYNASIDISYTLDVFGGTRRALEGLAAQVDYQRFELEAARLTLAGNVVTAALRQATLRAQLSALEGMLSSQQAQLDITQARQRAGGVAVLDVQNQAALVAQSQAQLPPLRLQIAQYDHQLARWLGKPPGAFTSPAIDLTSLRLPQTVPVAIPSTLAQRRPDIRAAEAMLHKASADVGVATANLYPQFTLSGSFGTQRMRMADLGDGINIWSIGMNLLQPIFRGGELRAQRRSAVAAYDAALASYQDTVLLGLAQVADAMRALEADANTLSARADAAKRTETAYRIAADRYRVGGISHLSLLDAQRQALDATRAQLESQGARLADTAALWQALGGGVTDAANATSAAATPDQK